The following are from one region of the Eubacterium sp. MSJ-33 genome:
- the aroE gene encoding shikimate dehydrogenase: MEIMKYAIQGYEDVKAEQLLGIFGNPIKHTLSPVIHDTLSDALGLSERYVPFCVEDEELSHCVKLAYDEGVLGLNITVPHKQHVMESLVDVDVAAKTIGAVNTLVRVEGGYKGYNTDMPGLAKALETEGIALKDEKVIMLGAGGAARAVAYMCVSYGAKQVYIVNRTFARAQAIAEDMNMFAGKDVVQAVASDDYKSIPDGKYLMIQCTSVGLHEGDGMPFDFGDSFYAMAKAGVDLIYNPAQTPFLKEMEKLGVPAVNGLKMLLYQGILAYELWNNLTVSETLTDKVYLALQDAIYGKNRGDNIVLIGYMGAGKTTVGKALAGKLGYEFVDTDLYIESQEGMTIPEIFEKKGEAYFRTLETNVIRELREKIHCVIATGGGLPLRKENSDLLKEVGTVYYLMADADTTYARVKHCTNRPLLQCDNPYAKIQSMMEERGPIYARACHIRVRTDRGTLEEVMDEIK, from the coding sequence ATGGAAATCATGAAATATGCGATACAGGGATACGAAGATGTGAAAGCGGAACAATTGCTTGGAATCTTCGGCAACCCAATCAAACATACATTGTCACCGGTGATTCATGATACACTCAGTGATGCGCTTGGACTGTCAGAACGATATGTGCCATTCTGTGTGGAGGACGAGGAGCTTTCTCATTGTGTGAAGCTTGCATATGATGAAGGTGTGCTTGGACTGAATATTACCGTGCCGCATAAACAGCATGTGATGGAGAGTCTTGTGGATGTTGATGTAGCCGCGAAGACGATCGGTGCAGTCAACACGCTGGTTCGTGTGGAAGGTGGCTATAAGGGTTACAACACAGATATGCCGGGATTGGCAAAAGCCTTAGAGACAGAAGGAATTGCGCTAAAGGATGAGAAGGTTATCATGCTTGGCGCAGGCGGTGCTGCACGTGCAGTTGCATATATGTGTGTCAGCTATGGCGCAAAGCAGGTGTATATTGTAAACCGGACATTTGCACGTGCGCAGGCCATTGCAGAGGATATGAATATGTTCGCCGGAAAAGACGTTGTGCAGGCAGTGGCTTCGGATGATTATAAGAGCATTCCGGATGGAAAGTACCTGATGATCCAGTGTACATCCGTTGGTTTGCATGAGGGTGATGGAATGCCGTTTGATTTCGGAGATTCCTTTTATGCGATGGCAAAGGCAGGTGTGGATCTGATCTACAACCCGGCACAGACACCATTCTTAAAGGAGATGGAGAAGCTTGGTGTGCCGGCGGTAAATGGCTTAAAAATGTTGCTCTATCAGGGAATCCTTGCATATGAACTTTGGAATAATCTGACGGTTTCTGAGACGCTCACAGATAAAGTGTATCTGGCGCTGCAGGATGCAATCTACGGGAAAAACCGTGGCGATAACATCGTCTTAATCGGATATATGGGTGCCGGAAAGACAACGGTCGGAAAGGCACTTGCAGGAAAGCTTGGGTATGAATTTGTCGATACCGACCTTTATATCGAATCACAGGAGGGAATGACGATTCCTGAGATCTTCGAGAAGAAGGGGGAAGCTTATTTCCGGACATTGGAGACGAATGTTATAAGGGAGCTTCGGGAGAAGATACATTGTGTAATTGCGACTGGCGGTGGACTTCCGCTTCGCAAGGAAAACAGTGATTTATTGAAAGAAGTCGGAACGGTATATTACCTGATGGCAGATGCGGATACGACCTATGCACGTGTAAAGCATTGTACGAACCGCCCACTGCTGCAGTGTGACAACCCATACGCGAAGATTCAGTCGATGATGGAGGAACGGGGACCGATTTATGCACGTGCCTGCCATATCCGCGTGCGGACAGATCGTGGAACTTTAGAAGAAGTGATGGATGAGATAAAATGA
- a CDS encoding AzlC family ABC transporter permease has protein sequence MSGAENINRKNYCDGMRDAIPIALGYLAVAFTLGIAARNAGVHALPATIMSLTNTTSAGEFAAITAIAGGVGYAELALMQLVINLRYMLMSCALTQKLDPKFSIIHRFFIGFGVTDEIFGISVARKGKLNPCYMYGAMSIAIPAWTIGTCLGVVLGNVLPGGVVSALSVALYGMFLAIIIPPARDNKVICGLVIIAMAASFLFTKIPVIKNISSGMKVIILTVVISAVAAVLFPIPDENTGDEEADYEA, from the coding sequence ATGAGTGGAGCAGAGAATATAAATCGAAAAAATTACTGTGATGGGATGCGGGATGCGATTCCAATCGCACTTGGATATCTTGCGGTCGCATTTACCCTTGGGATTGCGGCGCGAAATGCGGGGGTGCATGCACTTCCGGCAACAATCATGAGCTTGACGAATACGACATCGGCGGGAGAATTTGCTGCAATCACAGCGATTGCCGGCGGTGTGGGGTATGCGGAGCTTGCACTGATGCAGCTCGTCATAAACTTACGTTATATGCTGATGTCGTGTGCGCTGACACAGAAGCTTGATCCCAAATTTTCAATTATACACCGGTTTTTTATTGGGTTTGGCGTGACGGATGAGATCTTCGGCATCTCGGTTGCCAGAAAAGGTAAATTGAATCCGTGCTACATGTATGGTGCGATGTCGATTGCGATTCCGGCATGGACAATAGGCACCTGTCTCGGTGTGGTACTTGGCAATGTACTGCCGGGCGGTGTGGTTAGTGCGCTTTCGGTCGCATTATATGGTATGTTCTTAGCAATCATTATTCCTCCAGCCAGAGACAATAAGGTAATCTGTGGACTTGTCATCATTGCGATGGCAGCCAGCTTCCTTTTCACGAAGATACCGGTGATTAAGAATATTTCTTCCGGTATGAAAGTGATTATTCTGACCGTTGTGATTTCTGCGGTGGCAGCCGTATTGTTCCCGATTCCGGATGAAAACACGGGAGATGAGGAGGCAGACTATGAAGCATAA
- a CDS encoding AzlD domain-containing protein produces MKHNIYLYILVMAVVTYLIRVLPLTLIKKEIKNKMVRSFLFYVPYVTLAVMTFPAILTASNSMVAAGIGFVVALILAWRRTSMFVVSLVSCAIVYILELFV; encoded by the coding sequence ATGAAGCATAATATTTATCTGTACATCCTTGTGATGGCAGTAGTCACATATCTAATCCGTGTTCTGCCACTCACATTGATCAAGAAAGAGATTAAGAACAAGATGGTGCGGTCGTTTTTATTCTATGTGCCTTATGTGACGCTGGCAGTTATGACATTTCCGGCGATTCTCACAGCGAGCAACAGTATGGTTGCAGCAGGCATTGGATTCGTCGTGGCGCTGATCCTTGCGTGGCGCAGAACAAGTATGTTCGTGGTGTCTCTTGTTTCATGTGCTATTGTGTACATACTGGAGTTGTTTGTGTAA
- a CDS encoding DUF6034 family protein: protein MKKHITGILISLLVLSTMSGCGKDKKITYMDEQATTSDATNASEIHLNYDIADERMSFTIDADVDTTLSNQSAPVAKASRCDYTDDDIKRIADAIFDTGSYSLFIPYAFRSMEDVKSACDIMQEEIAQYSDIADVPYTLLQECYDAQKRLEDGFSADPIQNNGELKWYTAPVSDNSNIDINSQFCTIKGTVNNKPYYLSFTRTDSCCMMVLHANYEPYTPYAWFLNQDANAVYENDLFPNECQYSQTDAKSIVLDTLQTIGITDYQITDIREAQTAKTNYEISSSGQVTESQINTDPSYDSYLLYGGIVIDNLSPIHTDANFSSEITPETADENEDPSTSYTDTKFGFEAVIANVGNDGINYLIVQNPMKVDEILETKAHTLSFDQIDAIAQDYITKHDGSNLPYYITGTYMVRDIQYGLIRVSDEDTSSYMYIPAWYYMVDGESSSTQYCTFSSYVIISAIDGSIYNNYSGDIN, encoded by the coding sequence ATGAAAAAACATATTACAGGAATTCTCATATCTTTGCTCGTACTGTCTACCATGTCTGGCTGCGGAAAGGACAAAAAAATTACATATATGGACGAACAGGCAACGACAAGCGATGCAACAAACGCTTCAGAAATACACTTAAACTATGACATCGCAGACGAACGCATGAGCTTTACGATCGACGCAGACGTAGACACTACCCTGTCGAACCAGAGCGCACCGGTTGCAAAAGCTTCCCGGTGTGATTATACCGATGACGATATCAAACGCATTGCAGATGCCATCTTTGACACAGGCAGCTACTCTTTATTTATCCCATACGCATTTCGTTCAATGGAAGATGTGAAAAGTGCGTGTGATATCATGCAGGAAGAAATTGCACAGTATAGCGATATTGCCGACGTTCCATATACTTTGTTGCAGGAATGTTATGATGCACAGAAACGTTTAGAAGATGGTTTCTCTGCAGATCCCATCCAAAATAACGGCGAGCTGAAATGGTACACAGCTCCTGTTTCTGACAACTCAAATATAGATATAAACTCCCAATTCTGCACAATCAAGGGTACTGTCAATAACAAACCATACTATTTGTCTTTTACACGAACAGACTCCTGTTGTATGATGGTTCTCCACGCAAACTATGAGCCATATACGCCATATGCATGGTTTCTCAATCAGGATGCAAACGCTGTATATGAAAACGATTTATTTCCAAACGAATGCCAGTATTCCCAGACAGATGCAAAATCCATCGTTCTTGATACACTCCAGACTATTGGCATTACCGACTATCAAATTACCGATATCAGGGAAGCTCAGACAGCCAAAACTAATTACGAAATAAGCTCCAGCGGTCAGGTTACAGAAAGTCAAATCAACACGGATCCTTCTTACGACTCATATCTGCTCTACGGTGGCATAGTCATTGACAATCTTTCACCAATACATACAGATGCCAATTTTTCTTCTGAAATAACGCCGGAGACAGCCGATGAGAATGAGGACCCAAGCACTTCTTATACAGATACAAAATTTGGTTTTGAAGCTGTCATTGCCAATGTCGGAAATGATGGTATCAATTATTTAATTGTTCAAAATCCAATGAAAGTTGATGAAATATTAGAAACAAAAGCACACACGCTTTCTTTTGACCAGATTGATGCTATCGCACAGGATTATATCACAAAACATGACGGTTCAAATCTGCCATATTATATAACCGGCACCTATATGGTTCGTGATATTCAATATGGCTTAATCCGTGTTTCTGACGAAGATACCTCGTCCTATATGTATATCCCTGCATGGTATTATATGGTTGATGGAGAATCTTCTTCTACACAATACTGTACATTTTCGTCCTACGTTATAATCAGTGCAATTGATGGAAGTATCTATAATAATTATTCCGGAGATATCAACTAA